A single window of Finegoldia magna ATCC 29328 DNA harbors:
- the lepB gene encoding signal peptidase I, producing MEVSKRLDKILKYTFVIVLMIFLFKIFLIDITIVRGSSMFPTITKNEMCFYKKIQLDQIKHDDIAIIKDNYTNQGYGYLIKRIIACPGDTLVIEGGKLKVNGVEKNEFGETMVDNDIKNKLNLKIGENEYFVMGDNRRNSMDSRYFGCVKKEDIKGLLINNFLER from the coding sequence ATGGAAGTTAGTAAAAGATTGGATAAGATTTTGAAATATACTTTTGTAATTGTTCTTATGATATTTTTATTTAAGATTTTTCTAATAGATATAACGATTGTTAGAGGATCAAGCATGTTTCCAACGATAACTAAAAATGAAATGTGCTTTTATAAAAAGATTCAGTTAGACCAAATTAAACATGATGATATCGCTATTATAAAAGACAATTATACAAATCAAGGCTATGGCTATTTAATCAAAAGAATAATAGCTTGCCCTGGAGACACCCTCGTTATAGAAGGCGGAAAGCTAAAGGTGAATGGAGTAGAAAAAAATGAATTTGGCGAAACTATGGTAGACAATGATATCAAAAACAAACTTAACTTGAAGATAGGTGAAAATGAGTATTTTGTTATGGGAGATAACAGAAGAAACTCAATGGATTCTAGATATTTTGGTTGTGTTAAAAAAGAGGATATCAAAGGATTGTTGATTAATAATTTTTTAGAAAGATAG
- a CDS encoding RNA-guided endonuclease InsQ/TnpB family protein encodes MYLTMKQQVKQLTKEDYKNLKLLSHIAKNLANEAIYNVRQYYFQESEYLNYEKNYVLLKNSINYKMLNSNMAQQILKEVDGSFKSFFGLIKLAKKGKYNFRDIKLPNYLPKDGFSTLIIGFVRIKGNKLTIPYSNAFKKEHKSIEINIPPKLIDKKIKEIRIIPKSKARFFEIQYIYEVEEVQSNLDKKQALAIDFGINNLATCVTSQGKSFIIDGRKLKSINQWYNKENKRLQRIKDKQGYKAKYTNRQLKNVMNRNNKINDYMNKTARLIISYCLEHNIGNIVCGYNETFQRSSNLGKKNNQSFTHIPFGKLREKIEYLCNLYGIAFTKQEESYTSKASFFDKDNIPLYNDDNPKEYMFSGKRIKRGLYKTKDGKLLNADVNGALNILSKSKVVDLTVLYNRGELGTPIRIRVA; translated from the coding sequence ATGTATTTAACTATGAAACAGCAAGTAAAACAATTAACTAAGGAAGATTATAAAAATTTAAAATTGTTATCTCATATAGCTAAGAATTTAGCAAATGAAGCGATATATAATGTAAGACAATATTACTTTCAAGAAAGTGAATATTTAAACTATGAAAAAAATTATGTGTTGCTTAAAAATAGTATTAACTACAAAATGTTAAATTCTAATATGGCTCAACAAATTTTAAAAGAGGTAGATGGATCTTTTAAATCCTTTTTTGGATTAATTAAATTAGCTAAAAAAGGAAAATATAATTTTAGAGACATAAAACTTCCTAATTATCTTCCTAAAGATGGTTTTAGCACATTGATTATAGGTTTTGTGAGGATAAAAGGAAATAAATTAACTATTCCTTATTCTAATGCTTTTAAAAAAGAACATAAAAGCATTGAAATTAACATTCCACCTAAACTTATCGATAAAAAGATAAAAGAGATAAGAATAATACCGAAATCAAAAGCTAGGTTCTTTGAAATTCAATATATTTATGAAGTAGAAGAGGTTCAAAGCAATTTAGATAAAAAACAAGCACTAGCGATAGACTTTGGTATAAACAATCTTGCAACTTGTGTAACATCACAAGGAAAGTCTTTTATCATAGATGGAAGAAAGTTAAAATCTATAAATCAATGGTATAACAAAGAAAATAAGAGATTACAAAGAATAAAAGATAAACAAGGTTATAAAGCAAAGTATACCAATAGACAATTAAAAAATGTTATGAATAGAAATAATAAGATAAATGATTACATGAATAAAACAGCTAGACTAATCATAAGCTATTGTTTAGAACATAACATTGGAAATATTGTGTGTGGCTACAACGAAACTTTTCAAAGAAGTTCCAATCTTGGAAAGAAAAACAATCAATCATTTACACATATTCCGTTTGGTAAGCTTAGAGAAAAAATAGAATATCTTTGTAATTTGTATGGCATAGCATTTACTAAACAAGAAGAAAGTTATACATCTAAAGCAAGTTTTTTTGATAAAGACAACATTCCTTTATACAATGACGATAACCCTAAAGAATATATGTTTAGTGGTAAAAGAATCAAAAGAGGATTGTATAAAACAAAGGATGGAAAACTATTAAATGCAGATGTAAATGGTGCGTTAAATATACTTAGTAAAAGTAAAGTTGTAGACTTAACAGTCTTATACAATAGAGGCGAACTGGGCACGCCTATAAGAATAAGGGTTGCATAA
- a CDS encoding AAA family ATPase yields MSVDLATELREYTKLDYKGNNCYKIRARLIRQLKEGKDIEKDNILDSERTGNGLYLKPAFLSNMAFKVNYKEINRALETDDKVQDYQAVELKVQPKYATVKAIIKGETKEDQRAISSISTYEKYNVGFNSNFDRGNSLLKLEFFDKSVNENDKDLDDRVLFAIYLVPVKENLISQSKVGFFKYVKTMEFVFAMRVDFSLISEKVENSDGIIYKTELKAVKDINQQKNKDKELEKDMTGLDIYEGSQNPEETLNSLIGLGEVKTQIETFKNRIMFQNKMKQLGNDQLTSGFNNHMIFYGEPGTGKTTVARIIAGLLYKLGITRKNRCVQVNGESLKAEYVGQTAPKVQKVIDAAVGGVLFIDEAYALNDVHYGKEAVNVLLQNMEDKKDDLVIILAGYENDMQDLMNVNPGLKSRIGYWIKFESYNANELLDIFKFSLKKKGLGLSSDCEKPLLYVLDQYHKMGKTTGVAGNARFINKMVNDIIDNHAKNCMSGVIPESGFMDIQIVDLKDYMQ; encoded by the coding sequence GTGAGCGTAGATTTAGCAACAGAATTAAGAGAATATACAAAACTAGATTATAAAGGTAATAATTGCTACAAAATAAGAGCGAGATTAATTAGACAATTAAAAGAAGGTAAAGATATAGAAAAAGATAATATATTGGATTCTGAAAGAACTGGCAATGGTTTATATCTTAAACCTGCTTTTCTTAGTAATATGGCATTTAAGGTCAATTACAAAGAAATAAACAGAGCATTAGAAACTGATGATAAAGTTCAGGATTATCAAGCTGTTGAGCTCAAAGTACAGCCTAAATATGCCACAGTAAAAGCTATTATTAAAGGTGAAACTAAAGAAGATCAAAGGGCTATAAGTTCTATTAGCACATATGAAAAATATAATGTTGGATTTAATTCTAATTTTGACAGGGGAAATTCACTATTGAAATTAGAGTTTTTCGACAAATCAGTAAATGAGAATGACAAGGATCTTGACGATAGAGTTCTTTTTGCGATTTACTTAGTTCCTGTAAAAGAGAATCTAATTTCACAATCAAAGGTTGGATTTTTTAAGTATGTTAAGACTATGGAATTTGTATTTGCAATGAGAGTAGATTTCTCATTGATTAGCGAAAAGGTAGAAAATAGTGATGGTATTATCTATAAGACAGAGTTAAAAGCTGTTAAGGATATAAACCAACAAAAAAATAAAGATAAGGAGCTTGAAAAAGATATGACAGGTCTTGATATTTACGAAGGTTCTCAAAATCCAGAAGAAACGCTTAATTCTTTAATTGGATTAGGAGAAGTAAAAACACAAATAGAGACATTTAAAAACAGAATAATGTTCCAAAATAAGATGAAACAACTAGGTAACGATCAACTTACTTCAGGCTTTAATAATCACATGATATTCTACGGGGAACCAGGTACTGGTAAAACAACTGTTGCTAGAATTATAGCAGGGTTATTATACAAATTAGGCATAACTAGAAAGAATAGATGCGTTCAAGTTAATGGTGAATCGTTAAAGGCTGAATATGTAGGTCAAACAGCACCAAAAGTACAAAAGGTTATAGATGCAGCAGTAGGTGGGGTATTATTTATAGACGAAGCTTACGCACTAAATGATGTTCATTACGGTAAAGAAGCTGTAAATGTTCTTTTGCAAAACATGGAAGATAAAAAAGATGATTTAGTAATCATTCTAGCAGGTTATGAAAATGATATGCAAGACCTTATGAATGTTAACCCGGGTTTGAAATCAAGAATAGGTTATTGGATTAAGTTTGAAAGCTATAATGCAAATGAGCTTCTTGATATATTCAAGTTTTCACTTAAGAAGAAAGGTCTTGGTCTAAGCAGTGACTGTGAAAAGCCGTTATTATATGTATTAGATCAATATCACAAGATGGGTAAAACAACGGGGGTTGCTGGTAATGCGAGATTCATAAATAAAATGGTTAATGACATCATCGACAATCACGCTAAAAACTGTATGTCAGGCGTTATTCCTGAAAGTGGTTTCATGGATATCCAAATAGTTGATCTAAAGGATTATATGCAATAA
- a CDS encoding RNA-guided endonuclease InsQ/TnpB family protein, with amino-acid sequence MLITYKTEIKPNPEQVIKIKQTMGVCRFIYNFYIVENQKAYKNNMPFITAFNFSKWLNNVFIPNNLNYSWIRDVSSKSVKQSIVCAERAFKRFFKKESKFPRFKKKNKSNVKMYFVRNNKGDCLCERHRIKIPTLGWIKIKEKGYIPTSKDDYVVKSGAISYKAGRYYISCLVDIEEPPKQILKPFGLGIDLGLEKFAVISNGNVYKNINKSKKIIKLEKKLRHEQKCLSRKYEQLKNNKKGESTHKNILKQIAKVQKTHLKLSNIRTDYINKIINELVKTKPAYIVIENLNISGMIKNRYLSKSISNQRFYEFRQKLFNKCNFHGIELRIADRFYPSSKTCHSCGSIKKDLKLSDRIYKCPTCGEIIDRDLNASLNLRDTTSYKIA; translated from the coding sequence ATGTTAATAACCTACAAAACAGAGATTAAGCCTAATCCTGAACAAGTTATTAAGATTAAGCAAACTATGGGCGTATGTAGGTTTATATATAATTTTTATATTGTTGAAAATCAGAAAGCCTATAAAAACAATATGCCTTTTATAACAGCTTTTAATTTTTCTAAATGGTTGAATAACGTGTTTATTCCAAATAATCTAAATTATTCATGGATCAGGGATGTGTCTTCAAAATCTGTAAAGCAAAGCATTGTTTGTGCAGAAAGAGCTTTTAAGAGGTTCTTTAAAAAAGAATCTAAATTTCCTAGATTTAAAAAGAAAAACAAATCTAATGTAAAGATGTATTTTGTTAGAAATAACAAAGGAGATTGTTTATGTGAAAGACATCGTATTAAAATCCCAACACTAGGTTGGATTAAGATAAAAGAAAAAGGTTATATACCCACAAGTAAAGATGATTATGTAGTAAAAAGTGGGGCTATATCATATAAGGCTGGTAGATATTATATATCGTGTCTAGTTGATATAGAAGAACCTCCAAAACAAATATTAAAACCTTTTGGTCTAGGAATTGACCTTGGATTAGAAAAGTTTGCTGTAATAAGTAATGGCAATGTTTATAAAAACATAAACAAGTCAAAGAAAATAATTAAATTAGAGAAAAAATTAAGACATGAGCAAAAATGCTTATCAAGGAAATATGAACAATTAAAAAATAATAAGAAAGGAGAGTCTACTCATAAAAACATACTAAAGCAAATAGCTAAGGTACAAAAAACACATTTAAAATTAAGCAATATCAGAACAGATTATATAAACAAAATAATAAATGAGCTAGTGAAAACCAAACCAGCATACATTGTTATTGAAAATTTAAACATATCTGGGATGATCAAAAATAGATATTTATCTAAATCTATAAGCAATCAAAGATTCTATGAATTTAGACAAAAACTATTTAATAAATGTAATTTTCATGGTATTGAATTAAGAATAGCAGATAGGTTCTATCCATCAAGTAAGACATGTCATAGTTGTGGTAGTATTAAAAAAGATTTAAAACTATCAGATAGAATATATAAATGTCCTACATGTGGTGAAATCATCGATAGAGACCTTAATGCAAGCTTAAATCTAAGAGATACCACATCTTATAAAATAGCATAA
- a CDS encoding DNA cytosine methyltransferase, with translation MNNKVISLFAGVGGIDIGFEKAGFETIYANEIDEKARQTYKLNFPEVFLDSRDIRDVQKDDIPHEASVVVSGFPCQSFSIAGYRKGLEDEKNGDLFFETLRVAKEVEADVIFLENVKNLVGHDRGKTFRIMLDALESNGYYVDYKVLNATEFGNIPQNRERIYIVAFRDKNCLDNFEFPKPIELTTTIRDFIDFENKKDTSFYYTEKSFKQYDELKFGMDEQDTVYQWRRKYVRKNMSGVCPTLTANMGTGGHNVPLIITDTGEYRKLTPKETFNLQGFPKNYKLPDIAKSHLYKQAGNSVVVPVITRIAKNIMKSIEKCNKKEVQRETARC, from the coding sequence ATGAATAACAAAGTTATTAGCTTATTTGCTGGTGTAGGTGGAATTGATATAGGTTTTGAAAAGGCAGGATTTGAAACTATTTACGCTAACGAAATTGATGAAAAGGCTAGACAAACATATAAATTAAATTTTCCAGAAGTATTTTTGGATTCAAGAGATATACGAGATGTTCAAAAAGATGATATACCTCACGAGGCAAGTGTTGTTGTTAGCGGTTTTCCATGTCAGTCTTTTTCTATAGCGGGATATAGAAAAGGATTAGAAGATGAAAAGAATGGTGATTTGTTTTTTGAGACATTACGAGTTGCTAAAGAGGTAGAAGCTGATGTAATTTTCTTAGAAAACGTTAAAAACTTAGTAGGACATGATAGAGGTAAAACATTTAGGATAATGCTGGATGCTTTAGAAAGCAATGGCTATTATGTAGACTATAAAGTATTAAATGCAACGGAGTTTGGGAATATACCTCAAAATAGAGAAAGAATCTACATAGTTGCTTTTAGAGATAAAAATTGTCTAGATAACTTTGAGTTTCCTAAACCTATTGAATTAACAACAACAATTAGAGATTTTATAGATTTTGAAAATAAGAAAGATACTTCGTTTTACTATACTGAAAAAAGCTTCAAGCAATATGATGAATTGAAATTTGGAATGGATGAACAAGATACTGTTTATCAATGGCGTAGGAAATATGTTAGAAAGAATATGAGTGGTGTTTGTCCGACCCTAACAGCTAATATGGGAACAGGAGGACACAATGTGCCTCTTATTATTACCGATACAGGCGAATATAGGAAATTAACACCTAAAGAAACGTTCAATTTACAAGGATTTCCGAAGAATTATAAGCTTCCAGATATTGCTAAAAGCCATCTATACAAACAGGCTGGTAATTCAGTTGTTGTTCCAGTAATAACAAGAATTGCAAAAAATATTATGAAAAGTATAGAAAAATGTAATAAAAAAGAAGTTCAGAGAGAAACAGCCAGATGTTAA
- a CDS encoding restriction endonuclease PLD domain-containing protein produces MFYDNQDEEQKQLYIKMLQVTCSLSNLFSDSVNPFLYYRAMENIFCKAFNAKNYARSDITIDSGKNNVGIGLKTFLHNNGKTLQKIAEFNKESNVLTGLKPEEIALKVSEMRNERILIAQRICKIDEVMYHLLTRKSGIVGIYEEPMDFIDINNIINVKAKDKIISFEDGIHEYSFNGSKSTLFKRFYTLNNSLIEEFDVEILENPIDFLLGLQGNKEKIGDLQEKSEIKDYIILPLYSPSTGEVQLKSGLNQWNANGRARDPNEVYINIPAWIHRCKKGFFNYVTSDFKTDSFDVKLPSGDILNMKVAQQGGKALMSNPNKALGYWILREILKIKEGEILTKTKLDIIGIDSVMLSKNINGEYSLDFLKSGSYEEFEREYKK; encoded by the coding sequence ATGTTTTATGATAATCAAGATGAAGAACAAAAGCAATTATATATCAAGATGTTGCAGGTTACTTGTTCTTTGTCAAATTTGTTTTCTGATTCTGTAAATCCGTTTTTGTATTATAGGGCTATGGAAAATATATTTTGTAAGGCATTTAATGCAAAAAATTATGCAAGAAGTGATATTACGATTGATTCTGGGAAAAACAATGTCGGCATAGGGCTAAAAACATTTTTGCATAATAATGGCAAAACGCTTCAAAAAATAGCTGAATTTAATAAGGAATCAAATGTATTGACAGGTTTAAAGCCAGAAGAAATAGCTTTAAAAGTTTCTGAGATGAGAAACGAAAGAATATTAATAGCACAAAGAATATGTAAAATAGATGAGGTAATGTATCATTTACTAACAAGAAAGTCAGGCATTGTTGGTATCTATGAAGAACCTATGGATTTTATAGATATTAACAATATTATCAATGTAAAGGCTAAGGATAAGATTATTTCTTTCGAAGATGGTATTCATGAATATAGCTTTAACGGTTCAAAAAGTACGCTTTTTAAAAGGTTTTATACATTAAATAATTCTTTAATAGAGGAATTTGATGTTGAGATTTTAGAAAATCCGATTGATTTTTTATTAGGATTGCAAGGTAATAAAGAAAAAATCGGAGATTTACAAGAAAAAAGTGAAATAAAAGATTACATAATATTACCTTTATATAGCCCTTCGACAGGGGAAGTACAACTAAAATCTGGGCTTAATCAATGGAACGCAAATGGGAGAGCGAGAGATCCTAATGAAGTGTATATAAATATTCCAGCGTGGATTCATAGGTGCAAGAAAGGATTCTTTAATTATGTAACAAGCGATTTTAAGACAGATTCTTTTGATGTGAAATTACCAAGTGGAGATATTTTAAATATGAAAGTCGCACAACAAGGTGGTAAAGCATTGATGAGCAATCCTAATAAAGCATTGGGGTATTGGATTTTAAGGGAAATATTAAAAATTAAAGAAGGGGAAATTCTAACAAAAACAAAGCTGGATATTATAGGAATAGATAGCGTAATGCTTTCAAAAAATATAAATGGTGAATATTCTCTAGATTTCTTAAAATCTGGTAGTTATGAAGAATTTGAAAGGGAGTATAAAAAATAA
- a CDS encoding G5 domain-containing protein yields MKNKKLLKAVVMLSLATTLAVPFNTLADKQGVRIDGRDRFEVAINVANKFSDSKSCIVLNYLAYSDSISSSEIAKGDMPIYYTKADSIDSNTLKDIRNKGYKNVFIIGGEKSVSKDVENELAKTSKITRVSGQNRYDVNYKTLDKNKENLIVVSGENFADGLVSSALAQIKNATIAITPSNEVHERLSQYLNVNKNLKNIYIVGGEKSITKSVENELSKYANVQRISGSNRYETSEKLAKEISDSKYIVVSGENFADNLVAGSLARRDKRAVVLSPRVDFSTMVRDIAKNKDFIVIGGNNSIDESIFDKDLGAAKTETKKVKVKEIMQYATKEVKDSTLKQGERKTKQQGKDGEKEVVYEETFKNGVVISKKKVSEKTIKAPVDEIILVGTKVDPKNPEVTKRRTVKETIKYATKEVKDSTLKQGERKTKQQGKDGEKEVVYEETFKNGVVINKKKVSEKTIKAPVDEIILVGTKVDPKNPEVTKRRTVKETIKYATKEVKDSTLKQGERKTKQQGKDGEKEVVYEETFKNGVVINKKKVSEKTIKAPVDEIILVGTKVEKKDEVVVKKRTVIESIKHITKEVNDPTLKKGEKKTKQFGKDGKKEVVYEETFKNGVVINKKKVSEKTIKAPVDEIILVGTKVEKKDKEDKEVVKTITEYEDIDFETEKQYDEYLDKGKTEIIQKGEKGKKEIEYYVVYKNNKEISRSVKHIKTIKVPINEIIKIGTNEDRNIIEPIPTTDEELFNYYNVDYNEPLSKGENDILTEVNRIRKENGLSALKVSKTLTRTARIHARDSAILNETTHDWSPKVKELSERLKFMKRQLGAEVTLAASWDEDASSIIQRFMNSPEHRKILLKNNVENIGIGRYDSKFDFNKDGKVEPTSRIFIRVYEQDENLDYIPD; encoded by the coding sequence ATGAAAAACAAAAAATTATTAAAAGCAGTGGTAATGTTGTCATTGGCAACTACATTAGCAGTTCCATTTAACACGTTAGCAGATAAACAAGGAGTAAGAATAGATGGTAGAGATAGGTTTGAGGTTGCTATAAATGTGGCAAATAAGTTTTCGGATTCTAAAAGCTGTATCGTACTAAATTACTTAGCATATTCTGACAGTATATCATCTAGCGAAATAGCAAAAGGTGATATGCCAATATACTATACTAAGGCGGATTCTATAGATTCTAATACATTAAAAGATATTAGAAACAAAGGATATAAAAATGTATTTATAATTGGTGGAGAAAAATCAGTTTCAAAAGATGTTGAGAACGAATTGGCAAAAACTTCTAAAATAACTAGAGTTTCTGGTCAAAACAGATATGATGTTAATTATAAGACATTAGATAAAAACAAAGAAAACTTAATTGTAGTAAGTGGAGAAAATTTTGCTGACGGTTTGGTAAGTTCGGCACTTGCACAAATCAAAAATGCAACAATAGCTATCACGCCATCAAATGAGGTTCACGAAAGATTAAGTCAATACTTAAATGTAAATAAAAATTTAAAGAATATTTATATTGTTGGTGGAGAAAAATCTATAACTAAGAGTGTAGAAAACGAGTTATCAAAGTATGCAAATGTACAAAGAATTAGTGGCTCTAATAGATATGAAACATCAGAAAAATTAGCAAAAGAAATTTCTGATAGTAAATACATCGTAGTAAGTGGAGAAAACTTCGCAGATAACTTAGTTGCAGGGTCTCTTGCAAGAAGAGATAAAAGAGCTGTAGTTTTGTCTCCAAGAGTTGATTTTTCAACAATGGTTAGAGATATTGCTAAGAATAAGGATTTTATCGTAATAGGAGGAAATAACTCTATTGATGAAAGTATTTTTGATAAAGATTTAGGTGCTGCTAAAACAGAAACTAAAAAGGTAAAAGTAAAAGAAATAATGCAGTATGCTACGAAAGAAGTTAAAGATTCAACATTAAAACAAGGCGAAAGAAAGACTAAGCAACAAGGAAAAGATGGAGAAAAAGAAGTAGTATATGAAGAAACATTCAAAAATGGTGTTGTTATTAGCAAGAAGAAAGTAAGCGAAAAAACAATAAAAGCACCAGTAGATGAAATAATTTTAGTTGGAACTAAAGTTGATCCTAAAAACCCTGAAGTTACTAAAAGAAGAACAGTTAAAGAAACTATAAAATATGCTACGAAAGAAGTTAAAGATTCAACATTAAAACAAGGCGAAAGAAAGACAAAACAACAAGGAAAAGATGGAGAAAAAGAAGTAGTATATGAAGAAACATTCAAAAATGGTGTTGTTATTAACAAGAAGAAAGTAAGCGAAAAAACAATAAAAGCACCAGTAGATGAAATAATTTTAGTTGGAACTAAAGTTGATCCTAAAAACCCTGAAGTTACTAAAAGAAGAACAGTTAAAGAAACTATAAAATATGCTACGAAAGAAGTTAAAGATTCAACATTAAAACAAGGCGAAAGAAAGACAAAACAACAAGGAAAAGATGGAGAAAAAGAAGTAGTATATGAAGAAACATTCAAAAATGGTGTTGTTATTAACAAGAAGAAAGTAAGCGAAAAAACAATAAAAGCACCAGTAGATGAAATAATTTTAGTTGGAACTAAGGTTGAGAAAAAAGATGAAGTAGTAGTTAAAAAAAGAACTGTTATTGAATCCATAAAACACATAACTAAAGAGGTTAATGATCCAACTTTGAAAAAAGGCGAAAAGAAGACTAAGCAATTCGGGAAAGATGGCAAAAAAGAAGTAGTATATGAAGAAACATTCAAAAATGGTGTTGTTATTAACAAGAAGAAAGTAAGCGAAAAAACAATAAAAGCACCAGTAGATGAAATAATTTTAGTTGGAACTAAAGTTGAGAAGAAAGATAAAGAAGATAAAGAGGTAGTTAAAACAATCACTGAGTATGAAGATATTGATTTTGAAACGGAAAAACAATATGATGAGTATTTAGATAAAGGTAAAACAGAAATAATTCAAAAGGGAGAAAAAGGGAAAAAAGAAATAGAATATTATGTTGTTTATAAAAATAATAAAGAAATTAGCAGATCAGTTAAGCATATTAAGACGATAAAAGTTCCTATCAATGAAATAATCAAAATTGGAACAAATGAAGATAGAAATATAATAGAACCAATTCCAACAACAGATGAAGAATTGTTTAATTACTACAATGTAGATTATAATGAACCTCTTAGCAAAGGAGAAAATGACATATTAACTGAAGTTAATAGAATTAGAAAAGAGAATGGGTTGTCCGCATTAAAGGTTTCTAAAACATTAACAAGAACAGCTAGAATTCACGCAAGAGATTCGGCAATTCTTAACGAAACAACACACGATTGGTCGCCAAAAGTAAAAGAATTATCTGAAAGGTTAAAATTTATGAAAAGACAACTAGGAGCAGAGGTAACATTGGCTGCAAGTTGGGATGAAGATGCTTCTTCTATTATACAACGATTTATGAATTCTCCAGAACACAGAAAGATTTTATTAAAGAATAATGTGGAAAATATAGGTATAGGAAGATATGATAGCAAGTTTGATTTTAATAAAGATGGAAAGGTTGAACCGACATCCAGAATATTTATAAGGGTATATGAACAAGATGAAAACCTTGACTATATCCCAGACTAA